atgtaataaaaaaattatagcccaatcatgggactatgtaccctcggggcaggagagcATTTTCcttccttacgtcgggcaaatggtcacctaccctcgggcacatagtcccatgtttggactataatatataatatatatttaattctgtgtctgtgtctgtgtgtatctgTGTGCATTGATACATGAATACATTTACGAattgagtgagtgagtgagtgagtaagtaagtaagtaagtaagtaagtaagtaagtaagtaagtaagtaagtaagtaagtaagtaagtaagtattaAGTAaaggaatgaatgaataaataatgaaataaatgacTAAATGTTTAACGTTTAATTCTGCTATTCTTGTGCTCTTTTCTTGATATGTAATGCAAGTATTGCCGACAGTTGGTCGTTTGATGACAAATTTGCAGAATATGGATGTCAAGTATATAGCTTTGACCCTTTGTAAGTACAGCATATCAGTTTTTATTGTTTTCCCTGCAAAAAAGTTCCTCTAGACATCTATTCCGCGTTACGTCATAAGATTATCGTGTTTGGATATAAATTAAACAGGATAAAATTAACCTTTATAGATATATGGCGTGAGCATTGCTTCTGCATCTGAAGCTCAACGGGACCGGTTAAGTTTGTGTAAAATTCAGCTTTCTAGGTTAGCGTGAACAAACTTCTGCTTTTTTTGGGGCATATGTCACCACAAATATCTAGGAAAAATGGTTTTCGATGTATTGTTATTTTATATCGAACCATATGTTGACAGTCGGGCTTTTTGATGAATCCAAAATGTTATAAATTTATAGCTCCGCCTAGATAAAACACCTTGGGAGTCTGTATGAATGTTTTCATTAGGACTATCAATTATCATTGCTCCTTAAACTTTTGAATGTTAACTTGATTGTTCCATAATACCAATTCAATGACCAATACCAAATTAGATGTTTATAATTCACCGCAGCAATGAATTGTCCGAACATCGACGTTCTGAACGCATCTATTTTTACGACATCGGGCTGTGTGACAACAACGACGATACTGCTAAACATCGAGGGGAAATCATAAAATGTCGTACTCTTGAGTCCATCAGGAAAATGCTGAATCATGAACAGGTGAGGTGTGATGTTAGCATCTCCTAGTACGGGACGGACTAATTTAAAATAAGCTATTCAGGGGTGCGCTAGCACTTGAGCGTTCAATTCATCGAGTGCCTGTATAAGAGTAAATACTTTGTTTTACATATAAAATATTCTGTTATGCTTTATTATCATCACGGTGATAGTTTTATAATACTATGAACGTGTAATAACGATGTTCGATAAAATTCAGTTgtaaggtagtatacgcctcgaaagtgaaagacaaacttttgctcaaactttcctcgataaaactttcaacaattctcttacccaaccaagaataaaaatcaggggtcacagtgcaaagttttatacttgagaaataaattacgtAACTTGTAATtatatttgacatttaaaatggaCTCCACTCCGGTGTTAATTCTGTggggaaaaataacattttcgattttcgaaacacTAGGACGGTGAAAATTGATGTTACttcgagagcttcaaaatgagctcctgCAAGAGGTAGACGAGAAAAGTATGGAAAAAATGACAGTCCATGGCAAGTATCTTTCCCCAAGGCGCATTATCATAAATACTAAGTTCAATGATAATGATTCACTCTACTATTCTTTTCCATTATTTCCTTGCTTCCAGAATGACATCGACGTTGTTAAATTGGACATTGAAGGTGACGAACTGCGATGTCTTCCGGAGATACTGTCAAGCGGAATTCTGAATCGTGTAAAACTGCTCGATTTTGAGCTTCACTTCTTTACATTTCAAGAATATGGAGTTAGCGCCCTAGACGTCCTGAAACTTGTACGAACCCTCGAAAACAAGCACGGGTTTCAGCTTTGGTTTGAGCATGAGAATGAAGGCCGTAAGCTCGTTGACTATGGGCCGTACGCTGGCAATCATAGCGATTGTATAGAACTTGCTTATATCAATACAAAGTTTTTAACGAATGAAACATCAATTTGACCtacttttttgtcaaaacaaccTTCTTGTCAAAACACCCAAGAATGCACGGAATACTAACATAAAGTCACTCAGTGAACAAAATGATGACGACATATAAATGCAATAGTATAAAATATACGTTTCGCTAGATGGAAAtagatgattttgtttgtgaccTTCAGACACAATGAACTTCTCTCATTCCAGCATTGTTTCCTTATAACAATTAAACATTGTCAAGATGCAAAGGAAAACTGCTATAGTTATCAATGTGAAATGCACAGCCAATCAAGATCTCATTACAAAAACTTGTACGAGGTACAGTCCAAACTATATAGTAGAGTATATTAAACCATGCACGGCAACAGTTTCAGACTgaaattgattttttgataGAGACCATAAAATATGGCTGCAAGCACAATGAAGGTTGTATTTGTGACCAGTATTTCAGTATGTTTCAAGAACTAAAGAGAGACTAACAGCAAgcacatttcatgaaaaaagctCAAAAAATCGATCGATCAGTCAATCaccagtcaatcaatcaatcaataaactTTATTAGGCTACCTTTTGATGCAATTGTTACACATGGCATGCCAGGAATATTCATAGTTGATCTAGGATAAACTAGATCAACTATTTTACTTTATGTATTAACTTTTTCATCGAAATAGATCATGGCCTCTGCATGCTAACCCAAGACTAGGCTGGTGATGTGCGACAAgaactaagggacggaccattagatcttgggagggggtggtcaaaaacagaagaaaaaaatttcagagcagcaAGTTAGGGGAaacaaatcttcaaactagtttgcaaaataaaaaaacctaattaagaagacaaatgcgtaaaaaaaatctccaaaagtctttaaaatcttgatttttttttagattttaccgacaagAAGCaacattctgtatttttagtagatCCTCCAAGCACATTTTTAATTCTAATTTATACACTTAGAaggactgtatcccttatactggaagttgtgattatcttatcttttcaggacttttgtattctgatcacttgaaaattataaaattatagagcctgttttctacttgtttcctgcgtacaaaccaagcaggtacactaggtaaaacattgaaagtaTGGTATGGTTGttaagacagaaagttatatttgccttttaagatcaaggttaACAGATGCAGGTCCATcaggtcaatttttttcacagcattttattgcaatgatgaatgcaagaattggtgaacaagtagaaacacgtcaataatgat
The DNA window shown above is from Ptychodera flava strain L36383 chromosome 5, AS_Pfla_20210202, whole genome shotgun sequence and carries:
- the LOC139132582 gene encoding probable methyltransferase-like protein 24, whose protein sequence is MQRSSSDKTKGIDFQYETEQRETQATHYKVEKGEYYGTDHEVESILTDEESFGLLMKTLKTTKYNCSDNRRMGRRIPKDGGWNVCMDVGINPKECIVYSIGIADSWSFDDKFAEYGCQVYSFDPFNELSEHRRSERIYFYDIGLCDNNDDTAKHRGEIIKCRTLESIRKMLNHEQNDIDVVKLDIEGDELRCLPEILSSGILNRVKLLDFELHFFTFQEYGVSALDVLKLVRTLENKHGFQLWFEHENEGRKLVDYGPYAGNHSDCIELAYINTKFLTNETSI